The window AGGCTGTCGCCCTCGCGGATCTCGCTGCTGGCCCGGGCGGGCTGGCCGTTCAGGCGGACCTTGCCGCCGTCGATGCCCTGCTGGAAGTACGCGCGGCTCACGCCGAAGCCCTTGGCGCCCACGACGTCCACGCGCATGCTCGGCACCACGACCTCACGCAGCTTGTTGCCCTTCCCGGCGCTCTCGCCGACCGGTTCCACGTCCACGTCGCGCCCGCCCAGGCTGGTCAGGTCCGCGATAGCCTGTGCGGCCTTGCCGGTCGCGGCGATCAGGAAGCCGCCGCGGTCCTCACGCAGGTCGCCCAGCTGCTCCTCGTCCAAGCCCAGGCGCTTGAGCTGCACCGCGAAATCCTGGTCGTCCCACGCGGGGCCGCCCTCCTGCGGGATGACGCGGTACACGCTGACGCCGCTGTCCACCTCGGGAATGTGCGCGGGGTGCAGGGTCAGCAGGACGCGCCGCGCGTCCGGGAATCCCCCGGCGATGCGGTGACGGACCTCGTCGTCGTTCAGGAGGCGGCGGTCTATGTCGTCCCCGTTCACGAAGGGCGTGCGGACCACGCGCCCGCCGCGCGCCTGGGCCACCAGAGTGGAGAGCTTCTGCTTCATGCCCCCCAGGATAAGACCCGGCACTCGCCTTCCGGGCCGGTCCGCGTCCTCATCCTGACGTGCGTTCCGCTCATCCATGGTGAATGATGACGGTAAGAGTGCAGGTGTCAGCATGCCCGGTGTATGTGCCGGCCCACCGCCCGCCCCCATTTCCAGCTGGTTCGAGGTACCCCATAGTGACGACCGCGACCTTCACCGCCGTGCAATCAGCCCTGAGTGACCTGATGCGCGTCCACACGCCCCACGCGACCCTGCTCGCCTCCCTGGGGGACGAGGTGCTGCGCGTGAGAGCCGACGCCCCCTCTGAATACGCCGGGCAGGACCTCGTTCCGCCCGACGACTGGTTCGAACGCGGCGAGATGACCTGGCTGACCCGCGAAGGCAACCTGCTGGGCCTGCTGTGGCAGGAGGACGGCCCGGCGCCCGACGTGGCCGTCCAGGTCCTGACCATGCTGCTCGCCGCTGCCCGCGCCGACGGCGTGAACCGCGAGACCGAGGTCCTGATCACCCAGCTGCCTGTCGCCACCGCCTGGCTGACCGGCGACCTGGTGTTCCGCCGGGTCAGTCGGCCCTTCCTGGAACTGTTCGCTCTGGCCGAACCGGACGTCACCGGCCTGAACGTGCAGGACGTCCTGCGTGACCGGCCGGGACTGATCCAGGCGCTCATGCAGGCCAGTGCCGGCCGGTCCGTGCGCCTGGCGGACGAGCAGGTCACCCGCAGCGGCCAGACCCTGTGGATGCGGGGCGAGGCCCGACCGTACTTCGGGGCGTCCTCGGCCGGGGTGATGCTGACCCTGCAGGACGTGACCGGCGAGTATGAGCGCGCGTCGCGGGTGTCGGCGCTGCTGGATACCGACACGCCCGCCGCGCTGCTGTCCGAATCCGGCGCGGTCCTGCAGGCCAGTCAGGGCTTCCTGTCGCTGCTGCCGGCCGGCGCGCCGGTCGTGACGGGCGCGCCCCTGTGGTCCTGGGCGTGCTTCGCGGACGTGCCCAGCGACCCCGTGCGGGACCTCGTGCGGCTGGCCGCGACGGGCGGCGCCGCGCGCGCCGACGTGGAGCTCAACGGAGGCGGCACCCTGAACCTGCGGGTCCGCCGAACCTCCGAACCCGGCCTGCTGGTCGCCGAAGGCGAGGCGGCCGACCGGGACGGCCGCGCGCCGCTGGGCGTCATGAGTCAGGTCCTGGCCCTCTCGGAGGACGCCACGATCCTGGTGGATCACGCGGGCCGCGCGCAACTGGTCAGTGAACGCGCCGCCACGCTGCTCGGCGTGGACGCCGCGCGGCTGGTGGGCCTGGCCGTCACGCGCGTCATGACGGAACTGGGCGTCAAGATCTTCACGCCCGAAGGTGAGCCGATCAGCCTGCCCGACTGGAAGGAGATCCCGCTGCCGCTGCGGCGCGAGGTGCTGCTGGCCCTGCCGGACGGCACGGTCCGTCAGATGGAACTGCGCGTGACCGGCGTGGGCGGCGAGGCCGGCGGCGCGCGCGGCAGCCTGCTGCTGACCCTGCGGGACCTGACGGCGCTGCGCCGCGCGCAGGCCAAGATCCGGCACGACGCCCGGCACGACGCCCTGACCGGCCTGCTGAACCGCACCGGGGTGCGCGAGGCCCTGACGCGCGCGGCGGACGGCGGCGCCGCCGTCTGCCTGGACCTGGACGGGTTCTCCGAACTGAACGCCGCGCTGGGCCGCACCGCCTGCGACCGCCTGCTCATCCAGGTGGCGGCGCGCCTGAACGACCTGAGCAGCGAGGCGCGCGGCCTGTCCGCCCGCCTGGCCGACGACTCCTTCGTGGTGTTCCTGCCCGGCCTGAACGCCGCCGCCGCCCTGGCGCGGGCCGAGGCGATCCTGGAGAACCCCCTGCGGGTCGGCCAGCGGGACGTGCAGCTCACGGCTGCGCTGGGCGCCTCCGAGCGGACCGGTGGCGGCGAGGACATCCTGGCGAACTCCGAGGTCGCCATGCAGCACGCCAAGCGGCAGGGACGCGCGCAGCGCAGCATCTTCCAGCCGGCCCTGCGGGAAGAGGTGGCCCGCGCGTTCGAGCTGGAAGAGGCGCTGCGCGGCGCGCTCGACAGGGATCAGTTCACGCTGCTGTACCAGCCGGCCGTGAGTCTGCACAGCGGCCGCTCCACCGGCGCCGAGGCCCTGCTGCGCTGGAATCACCCCACGCTGGGTCTGCTCAGCCCCGCCCGCTTCCTGGACCTGGCCAGCCGCAGCGAGCTGATCACGAACATCAGCGAGTGGGTGGTCAAGGAGGCCGTGCAGGGCCGCCAGACGGTGCGCTCGGCCCTGCCGGACCGCTACGGCAACTGGACGGTCGGCGTGAACCTTAGCCTGGAGGAACTGCGCCGCTCGGCCGGGCTGCGCCGCCTGCTGCCCCTGCTGTCCGCCGAGGGCGCGCCGGACATCGAGGTCAGTGCCGGCAGCCTGATCGACCACAGCCAGGAGACGCTGGGCCTGCTGGAACAACTGCGGTCCCTGGGCGCCCGCCTGAGCGTGGACGACTTCGGGGACGGCGCGAGCAGCCTCGCCGCACTGACCCGCTTCCCGCTGAGCAAGGTGAAGCTGCACCCCACCCTGACGGCCCGCCTGCCCGGCGACGAGAAGTCCCTGACACTCGTGCAGGGCACCATCGACCTGGCGCACAACCTGGGCCTGAAGGTCGTGGCCGTGGGCGTGGAGACCGCCGATCAGCTGGAGATGCTGCGCGACCTGGGGTGCGACGCGGCGCAGGGCTACGCGATCACGCCGCCCCTGTCGGGCGAGGCTCTGATCGACTGGCTGCGCGACCACTGACCAGGCGCGGAAACCTGGGGGTGCTGCGCGTGCGGCACCCTCGAACGTTCGTGGCTGCGGCTCCGGACGGCATGAAGGATGACTCAAGGTCGCGGGTGGGAATGGCAGGCTGGGTGACATCTCCAGCAGGCCGCGGTTGCTTAACGTGAAGGCGTTTTCCCCAATTCACGTTTCGGAGGTCCACGCATGCCCACAGACGACCAGACCACCCCCCGTCCCGCCCGCCGCGACACGCTGCGCTTCCTGACCGCCACCGGCGCCGCGCTGGCCGCCGTGCCCCTGGCCCGCGCCCAGACGGCGCCCGCCACCCCGGCCACACCCGCCGCCGCCTCCGGCGCCATGGCCATGAACGGCAGCGGCTTCTACCGCCAGAAGATCGGCGACATGACCCTGACCACCGTCAGCGACGGCACCGCCGCCCTGGCCGCCCTGCTGCCCACCTGGGGCGCCAACCCCGACCGGCAGGCCGAATTCGCCGCGACCCTCGCCGAGTACAGCGTGCCCGCCACGAACACCGTGAACCACTTCAACCCGGTCCTGCTGGAGATCGGCGGCAGGCGCATGCTGATCGACACCGGACGCGGCGGCGCCAGCGGGCAGCTGGTCGCGAACCTGCGCCGCGCCGGGATCGAACCCGACACGATCAGCGTCGTGTTCATCACGCACGGGCACGGCGACCACATCGGCGGCCTCACCACGAACGGCAAACCCACCTTCGCGAACGCGCAGCACATGATCAACGAGGCCGAATTCAACTTCTGGGTCACGCAGGCCAACCCCAACGACGCCGTGAAGAACAACCTGATCGGCCTGAAGGACCAGTTCAAGCTCCTCAAGAGCGGCGAGGAGATCGTGCCCGGCGTCCTGACCGTCGCCACGCCCGGCCATACCGCCAACCACCACAGCGTCCTCGCGCAGAGCGGCGACCAGAGCGCCCTGATCCTCGGGGACGCCGGCGGGCACTTCCTGATCTCCCTGAAGCACGAGGGCGCGTACGTGGGCTTCGACACCGACGGCGCGCAGGCCGCCCGCACCCGCCAGGAGGTCTTCGCGCGCATCACCGACGGCAAACTGTGGGTCAGCGGGTACCACTTCCCGTTCCCGGCCATCGGGCACCTGCGCCGCCTCGCGCCCACATCGTTCGAGTACGAACCCACCCTCTGGAACTGGAGCTGAGCCCCAGCATCTGAACGCATTCCGCAGTCACCCCCGGCGCTACACTCCGGGGGTGATCGTCAAGTACGGCGGGAATGCCATGAAGAGCCTGGACCTGCGGCGCGCCGTCGCCGCCGAGATCGCCGCGCTGCGCGCCGAGCAGACGGTCGTCGTCGTGCACGGCGGCGGCCCCGTCATCGAACGGGAACTCGCCGCGCGAGGCATCCCCAGCGAATTCCGCGGCGGGCTGCGCGTCACCACCCCCGACGCGATGGACGTCGTCGAGATGGCGCTGTGTCAGCTGAACAAGCAGCTCAGTCAGGACGTCGGCCACGCCGTCGGATTGATGGGACGCGACTCGGACCTGCTGCGCGCCGAGGTGTTCGACCCCACGCTGGGCCGCGTGGGCCGCGTGACCGACGTGAACGCGGACGTGCTGCGCGCCCTGCTCGGCGCGGGCCTCACGCCCGTCGTCGGCTGCATCGCCGTCGGACCGGACGGGGACGCCCTGAACGTGAACGCCGACACCGCCGCCGGGGCCGTCGCGGGCGCCCTGAACGAGGGCATCGTGTTCCTGACCGACGTGGACGGCGTGTACCGCAACTTCCCCGACCCCCAGAGCCGCGCCGCGCACCTCACCCGCGCCGAGGTCGAGGGGGGCATTCTGGACGGCTGGATCGCCGGGGGCATGATCCCCAAGGTCCGCGCCGCGCTGGACGCCCTGGACCGTGGCGCGCCCTTCGCCGTGATCGCCAGCGGCATGCACGCCGGGGCGCTGTCCGCCGCCGTGCGCGGCGAGGCCGGCACGCGCATCACGCCCTGAACGTCAGCGCACGCGGCTGAAGATCAGCGTGTCCCGCACCGCCGAGCCGTCCGCCGACACGTCGTCGTTCACCAGCCGGGCGTCCAGCGCGTAGCCCAGCGCCGGGGGAATGCGGGCGCTGCGCTCGTTGGCGGGATCGCAGCGGATCTCCAGGCGCCGTAGCCCCAGGCCGCCCGCCGCGCGGTCCGTCAGGGCCAGGTCCGTCAGCGCCTGCACGACCTCGCGCGCGTAGCCCTGCCCGGCGTGCGCCGTGGCGATCCAGTACCCGATCTCGCCCTTGGGCACGCGCCAGTCCAGCGCGTGGTACCCGCTGCTGCCCACCAGCTCGGTGCCATCGGCGTTCCACACGTGGTAGCGCAGGTTCTCCCGCGAATCGAAGCGCTCGGCGGCACCCGTCAGGTTCTCGCGGGAGGCGTCCAGCGTCATGGGCGCCTGCGCCCACACCATCCACTCGCGCAGCTGCGGCAGCGACGCGTTCACGGCCGCGACCAGCGCCTCCGCGTCCACCGGATCCGGGCGGCGCAGCCGCAACCTGGGCGTGACGATCTCGGTCGGAACGGCGCTGGGAGCAGTCATGCGCGGCAGTCTACGGTCCCGCGCGGACAGGCGCGTCCGCAGATGGGCGCCGCCGCTACCCTGCCCATGTTGCCCCAGCCCCGACCCGTGCGGCATACTGGCCGGGCCGCGGGCGCGGCGTCCCACGAGAGACGCCCCCGACGACAACCGAACACCCGGAGCACCCGGCCCGCGTTCCGCATGCGCGCCCCTCCCACCCCGGCAGGCCCGTGCGCCCGCCGCCGGTTGTCACGGCACCCCACGAGGTGCACATGACCACACAACCCCTGACCCGCGCGCAGCAGTACCGGCGCGAGTGGACCACCAACCCCCGCGCGGACATCCTGGCCGGAACCGTCGTCGCGCTGGCCCTGATTCCCGAGGCGATCGCGTTCTCGATCATCGCGGGTGTTGACCCGCAGGTCGGCCTGTACGCGTCGTTCATCATCGCGATCGTCACGGCGTTCATCGGCGGGCGGCCCGGCATGATCAGCGCCGCGACCGGCGCCATGGCGCTGCTCATGACCGGCCTCGTGAAGGACCACGGGCTGGCGTACCTGTTCGCCGCGAGCATCCTGACGGGCGTCATTCAGGTCGCGTTCGGCTGGGCGGGCCTGGCCCGTTACCTGAAGTTCGTGCCGCGCAGCGTCATGACCGGCTTCGTGAACGCCCTGGCGATCCTGATCTTCCTGGCGCAACTGCCGCAGCTGATCGGCGCGACCTGGCCCACCTACGCCCTGCTGGCCGCCGGACTGGCCATCATCTACCTGCTGCCGCGCGTGTTCCGCGCCGTGCCCAGCGCCCTGGTCGCCATCGTCGCCCTGACGGTCGTGTCCGTCCTGACCGGCGCGGACGTCCGCACCGTCGGAGACATGGGAACCCTGCCGGGCGCGCTGCCGCCCCTGGCGCTGCCGCAGGTGCCGCTGACGCTGGAGACGCTGAACATCATCCTGCCCGTGTCGCTCACCCTGGCGCTGGTGGGCCTGCTGGAGAGCCTGCTGACCGCGCAGCTCATCGACGAGCGGACCGACACCACCAGCGACAAGAACACCGAGTCCCGCGCGCAGGGCGCCGCAAACATCATCACCGGGTTCTTCGGCGGGATGGCCGGGTGCGCCATGATCGGCCAGAGCATGATCAACGTCACGAACGGCGGGCGCGGGCGGCTGTCCACCTTCACGGCGGGCCTGGGCCTGCTGATCCTGATCCTGCTGCTGCAACCACTGCTGGTGCAGATTCCCATGGCGGCGCTCGTGGCAGTCATGATCGTCGTGTCGGTCAGCACCTTCGACTGGCGCAGCCTGCGCGACCTGAAGGCGACGCCGCGCGGCGAGGCGATCGTCATGCTGAGCACCGTGGCCGTCACGGTCGCCACGCACGACCTCAGCCGGGGCGTGCTGGTCGGCGTGATCCTCAGCGCACTGATGTTCGCGCGGCAGGTCGCCCGAGCGTCCCGCGTGACCGTCACCGAGGGAGGCGGCGTCCGCACGTACCACGTGCAGGGCCAGCTGTTCTTCGTCAGCACGCACGACTTCCTGCAGCAGTTCGACTTCACGCACGCGGGGCCCATCGTGATCGACCTGAGCGGCGCGCACCTGTGGGACGGGTCCGCCGTGGCCGCGCTGGATCAGGTCACCCGGAAATTCACCCGCCAGGGCCGCCCCCCGACCCTGGTGGGCCTGAACGAGGCCTCCGCGACCCTCTTCCAGCGCCTCAGTCAGCCTGACGCGACCGCAGGACACTGACCAGCCGATGGTCTGATCAATCGGAGGTCATTTCGTCCAGCGGTGCTCGTAGCAGTACGCCCAGTCCTCGCCGGGTTCGGCGCTGCGGATGACCGGGTGGCCCTGCGTCTGCGCGTGGCGGGTCGCGTGGCGGTTCTTGCTGGAGTCGCAGCAGCCCACGTGCCCGCAGGTCATGCAGACCCGCAGGTGCACCCAGGTATCCCCGGCAGCCACGCATTCCAGGCACACGTCCGCCTCGGGCGTGACCGGCCCGGCGTTGTGCGCGGCGTGGTCGCACTGGGCGCGCTGCGTGGCGCTCAGGGTCACGGGCGGGTGCTCGGCGAGGTGGCGGGACAGTTCCGCCCGCGTGACCTCCGGCGGGGTCAGCAGGTCCAGGATGCCCGCCGCGATCTCCTTGTGGGGACTCAGGACGTGCTGCGCGCCCAGCGCCTGCAACCCCGCGAAGCCCTCGGGGGACGTGGCGCGCGTAATGACCCGCACCTGCGGCGCCACGGTGCGCAGGACGCTCAGGGTCCGTTCGGTCATCTCGGCGTCGTCGTCCGCGATGACGACCGCGCGGGCCGAGTCGATCTCCAGTTCTCTCAGCAGTCCGGCGCGGGTGTAGTCCGCGATCAGGACCGGCGCGCCGCGCCCCTGCAGTTCACTCGCGCCGTCCGGGCTGCGCGTGACCACCGAGTACGGCTGCCCCGCGCGGCTCAGGGCGCGGGCCGCCAGGCGGGCGTGCGCGCCGTACCCCAGGAACACCACGCGGTCCGCGACGGGCAGGCCGTGCCCGCCACCCTCCCCGGCCGGGGCGTCCGGTGCCGCGCCGCCCGGGGCGGGGGAGGGGAGACGGCCCAGCAGCGGCCCGCCCAGCGCCGCCAGGGCCGGGGTCAGCGCCATGAGCAGCACCGTCGCCGCGATGAACACCCCCGAGCCCCGCTCGCCCAGCCCGGCGAAGCTCAGGCCCAGGGCCGCGCCGGTCGTGGCGAGCACGAACGAGAACTCCCCGACCTGCCCGGTCAGCAGCGCCACCGGCAGCGCCGTGCGCCAGTTCTCGCCCAGCAGGCGCACGCTCAGGGACGTCACCACGACCTTCAGCAGCGCGATCAGGCCTGCTGCGCCCAGGACCAGCCCCACGTTGTCCAGCACGAATCCCAGGTTCAGCTGCAACCCTACCGACAGGAAGAACGCCGCGCTGAACAGGATCTGCAGGGGCAGGATCTCACCCATCGCCTGCGCGCCGTAGCGGCTCTCGCTGACGAGCAGGCCCGCCAGGAACGCGCCCAGCGCGAGGCTCACGCCCGCCAGCGCCGTGAGGCTGGCCGTGCCGAAGCACAGCGCCACGACCGCCAGCAGGAAGATCTCCGTGCTGCACGTCCGCGCCACGACCTCCATCAGGGGCGGCACCACCCGCCGCGCCGCGACGAGCACCAGCGCGATGATCCCCCCCGCCTTCGCCAGCGCCAGCAGCACGCCCGCCGCGCCGCCCCCCTGCCCGGCCAGCATGGGAATCAGGAGGACCATCAGCACCACCGCCAGATCCTGGAAGATCAGGATGCCCAGACTGACCTGCCCGGTGCGGGCGTTCGTCTCGCCCCGCTCGCCAAGCAGTTTCATCACGATCGCGGTGCTCGACAGGGCCAGCAGGCACCCGGTGAACACCGCGTCCGCCGCGCCCACCCCGAAGGCCAGCAGCGCGCCGGCCGCCGCCAGGACCGTCAGGCCCACCTGCAGGCCACCCCCCAGGAAGATCAGCCGCGCGATCCGCGCCAGGCGCTCCAGGCTGAACTCGATCCCGATCGTGAACAGCAGCAGCATCACCCCGACCTCCGAGGCCGCCGCGATCAGCTCCGGGTCGCGGATCAATCCCAGCGCGCCCGGCCCCACCAGCACCCCGGCCAGCAGGAAGCCGATGATCGGCAGCAGCCGCAGCCGGAACGACCCATACGCCGCCGCCGCCGACACGATCAGCAGCAGCGTCAACTGCACCAGGAACGCGGGCGGCCCCGTGTGCGCCTCGCCCCCCGACGCTCCCTCGGCGCCCGCCCAGCCCAGGAGCGCCAGGGCCGCCGCGCTCCACATCCATCCTCGACACGACATGCCCCAGCATGACAGTCCCGCCCACAGGCACGCCGCCGCCGGGTCAGTCGGTCAGGTGATCAGTCGGGCAGGTGGAACGTGACGCGCACGTCCAGCCCGCCGCCCGGCGTGTCGTGCAGCGTGATCTCCGCGCGGTTCACCTGCGCCAGCCGCCGCGCCAGCGGCAACCCCAGCCCGCGCCCCGGTACGTGCGTCGCCAGGCGCGTGCCGCTCTGGAACACCTGCTCCCGCAGGCTGGGGTGCAGGCCCGGCCCGTGATCCGTCACGCGGATGGTGGGCCCCCACGTGGTCGTGGGCGGGTCCAGCGTGATCGTGATCGGCCCGCTGCTGTACTTGATGGCATTCTCCACGAGGTTCTCGATGATCTGCTGCACCTGCGTGGCGTCCACCATCCACAGCAGCGGCGTGGGGGGGCGGCGCACCCGCACCCGCAGGCTCTCGTGCCGGGCCACCAGGGTCGTCAGGTCGGTCGGTGCGGGCGTGGCGGTCATCTGCACGTACCGGGCGTCCAGGTGTTCCAGTTCGCTGCGGCTGGCGAGCTGCTCGGCGGCGTCCTCGATGCCGCGCAGCAGTTTCTCGCGGGCGCGGATGTTGTCGGTGTGCCGCAGCGCCTCGGTGGCCAGCAGCAGCGCCTGCATCGGGCGGCGCAGTTCGTGGGCGGCCATGCCCAGCGCCTCCCGCTGCTGCAGTTCACTGCGTTCCCGGGCCGACCGTTCGTGCCCGGCGCGGTTCAGCGCCCCCAGAATCAGGGTGCTGCCCAGCAGGCCGCTGATCAGGCCCACCAGCAGGATGGTGCTCTCGATGCGCTGCAGGCGCCGCTGCAACTCGAGCCGCAGCTCTTCCTGATGCCGGGTGTTCGCCTCGTTCAACGCGGAGGTGATCTCCAGCGCCTGTTTCGTCGCGCCGGGCGTCGCCTGCGCCAGCAGCGTCTCCACGCGGCTCAGGTTCACGCCCGCCTCGCTCTCGCGGTCCGCGAGGTGCGGGAACTGCGTGGACAGGTCGTCAGGCAGCAGCTGAAGCAGGTTCGCCTTCTGCACCTTCAGGGTCAGCGGGGACGCGCCGGGCGTCGCCTCCAGCACCGCGTACTGGGCGAGCTGCGTTTCCAGGTCACTGTAGCTGCGGGTGTTCCAGGCCTGATCGGCCCCTGAGAGCGTCTGGTGAGCAGGCAGGAACGCCGCGACGATCAGCACGCCCGACAGCAGCATTGGCAGCAGCGCCGTGAGCAGGTTCATCCGGCTCTGCTGCGACAGGTCCCACAGCGGCGGGCGTTTAGAGGTCGGCACGGCGTGGCGGCCCGCCCGGGGGCGCGGCGCAGGCGGAAGGAGCGGACGAGTCCGCGTCAGGAGCGGTGGCCGGGGAACACGCGGCGCCGCTCACCGGCAGGCGGACTTGTCGGGAAGACACGCCCCGCATGCTAGCGAGTCCCGGTGGGGCCCTCAAGGGGTTCTGTCCGCCCCTGGGGTCCGGCTGCGGGCCCACGCGCCCGTCTGCTCGTGCCGGAACGGTATGCTGCCGCTCGAACATGACTGAACGACCACTGGTTTCGCTGGGAGACCTCACCTGGGACGTGCTGGCGAAGCCGGACACGCTGCTGCTGCCCGGCGGGGACAGCACAGGCCGCATCGAACTGTCCGGCGGGGGCAGCGCCGCCAACCTCGCCGTCTGGGCGCGCCGCACCGGCCCC of the Deinococcus sedimenti genome contains:
- a CDS encoding SulP family inorganic anion transporter; the protein is MTTQPLTRAQQYRREWTTNPRADILAGTVVALALIPEAIAFSIIAGVDPQVGLYASFIIAIVTAFIGGRPGMISAATGAMALLMTGLVKDHGLAYLFAASILTGVIQVAFGWAGLARYLKFVPRSVMTGFVNALAILIFLAQLPQLIGATWPTYALLAAGLAIIYLLPRVFRAVPSALVAIVALTVVSVLTGADVRTVGDMGTLPGALPPLALPQVPLTLETLNIILPVSLTLALVGLLESLLTAQLIDERTDTTSDKNTESRAQGAANIITGFFGGMAGCAMIGQSMINVTNGGRGRLSTFTAGLGLLILILLLQPLLVQIPMAALVAVMIVVSVSTFDWRSLRDLKATPRGEAIVMLSTVAVTVATHDLSRGVLVGVILSALMFARQVARASRVTVTEGGGVRTYHVQGQLFFVSTHDFLQQFDFTHAGPIVIDLSGAHLWDGSAVAALDQVTRKFTRQGRPPTLVGLNEASATLFQRLSQPDATAGH
- a CDS encoding S4 domain-containing protein, with the translated sequence MKQKLSTLVAQARGGRVVRTPFVNGDDIDRRLLNDDEVRHRIAGGFPDARRVLLTLHPAHIPEVDSGVSVYRVIPQEGGPAWDDQDFAVQLKRLGLDEEQLGDLREDRGGFLIAATGKAAQAIADLTSLGGRDVDVEPVGESAGKGNKLREVVVPSMRVDVVGAKGFGVSRAYFQQGIDGGKVRLNGQPARASSEIREGDSLSADGLGRIDFKRVVNETRRGNYKVELDVHR
- a CDS encoding sensor histidine kinase — protein: MPTSKRPPLWDLSQQSRMNLLTALLPMLLSGVLIVAAFLPAHQTLSGADQAWNTRSYSDLETQLAQYAVLEATPGASPLTLKVQKANLLQLLPDDLSTQFPHLADRESEAGVNLSRVETLLAQATPGATKQALEITSALNEANTRHQEELRLELQRRLQRIESTILLVGLISGLLGSTLILGALNRAGHERSARERSELQQREALGMAAHELRRPMQALLLATEALRHTDNIRAREKLLRGIEDAAEQLASRSELEHLDARYVQMTATPAPTDLTTLVARHESLRVRVRRPPTPLLWMVDATQVQQIIENLVENAIKYSSGPITITLDPPTTTWGPTIRVTDHGPGLHPSLREQVFQSGTRLATHVPGRGLGLPLARRLAQVNRAEITLHDTPGGGLDVRVTFHLPD
- the argB gene encoding acetylglutamate kinase, translating into MIVKYGGNAMKSLDLRRAVAAEIAALRAEQTVVVVHGGGPVIERELAARGIPSEFRGGLRVTTPDAMDVVEMALCQLNKQLSQDVGHAVGLMGRDSDLLRAEVFDPTLGRVGRVTDVNADVLRALLGAGLTPVVGCIAVGPDGDALNVNADTAAGAVAGALNEGIVFLTDVDGVYRNFPDPQSRAAHLTRAEVEGGILDGWIAGGMIPKVRAALDALDRGAPFAVIASGMHAGALSAAVRGEAGTRITP
- a CDS encoding GNAT family N-acetyltransferase gives rise to the protein MTAPSAVPTEIVTPRLRLRRPDPVDAEALVAAVNASLPQLREWMVWAQAPMTLDASRENLTGAAERFDSRENLRYHVWNADGTELVGSSGYHALDWRVPKGEIGYWIATAHAGQGYAREVVQALTDLALTDRAAGGLGLRRLEIRCDPANERSARIPPALGYALDARLVNDDVSADGSAVRDTLIFSRVR
- a CDS encoding MBL fold metallo-hydrolase, with product MPTDDQTTPRPARRDTLRFLTATGAALAAVPLARAQTAPATPATPAAASGAMAMNGSGFYRQKIGDMTLTTVSDGTAALAALLPTWGANPDRQAEFAATLAEYSVPATNTVNHFNPVLLEIGGRRMLIDTGRGGASGQLVANLRRAGIEPDTISVVFITHGHGDHIGGLTTNGKPTFANAQHMINEAEFNFWVTQANPNDAVKNNLIGLKDQFKLLKSGEEIVPGVLTVATPGHTANHHSVLAQSGDQSALILGDAGGHFLISLKHEGAYVGFDTDGAQAARTRQEVFARITDGKLWVSGYHFPFPAIGHLRRLAPTSFEYEPTLWNWS
- a CDS encoding cation:proton antiporter — its product is MSCRGWMWSAAALALLGWAGAEGASGGEAHTGPPAFLVQLTLLLIVSAAAAYGSFRLRLLPIIGFLLAGVLVGPGALGLIRDPELIAAASEVGVMLLLFTIGIEFSLERLARIARLIFLGGGLQVGLTVLAAAGALLAFGVGAADAVFTGCLLALSSTAIVMKLLGERGETNARTGQVSLGILIFQDLAVVLMVLLIPMLAGQGGGAAGVLLALAKAGGIIALVLVAARRVVPPLMEVVARTCSTEIFLLAVVALCFGTASLTALAGVSLALGAFLAGLLVSESRYGAQAMGEILPLQILFSAAFFLSVGLQLNLGFVLDNVGLVLGAAGLIALLKVVVTSLSVRLLGENWRTALPVALLTGQVGEFSFVLATTGAALGLSFAGLGERGSGVFIAATVLLMALTPALAALGGPLLGRLPSPAPGGAAPDAPAGEGGGHGLPVADRVVFLGYGAHARLAARALSRAGQPYSVVTRSPDGASELQGRGAPVLIADYTRAGLLRELEIDSARAVVIADDDAEMTERTLSVLRTVAPQVRVITRATSPEGFAGLQALGAQHVLSPHKEIAAGILDLLTPPEVTRAELSRHLAEHPPVTLSATQRAQCDHAAHNAGPVTPEADVCLECVAAGDTWVHLRVCMTCGHVGCCDSSKNRHATRHAQTQGHPVIRSAEPGEDWAYCYEHRWTK
- a CDS encoding sensor domain-containing protein; the encoded protein is MTTATFTAVQSALSDLMRVHTPHATLLASLGDEVLRVRADAPSEYAGQDLVPPDDWFERGEMTWLTREGNLLGLLWQEDGPAPDVAVQVLTMLLAAARADGVNRETEVLITQLPVATAWLTGDLVFRRVSRPFLELFALAEPDVTGLNVQDVLRDRPGLIQALMQASAGRSVRLADEQVTRSGQTLWMRGEARPYFGASSAGVMLTLQDVTGEYERASRVSALLDTDTPAALLSESGAVLQASQGFLSLLPAGAPVVTGAPLWSWACFADVPSDPVRDLVRLAATGGAARADVELNGGGTLNLRVRRTSEPGLLVAEGEAADRDGRAPLGVMSQVLALSEDATILVDHAGRAQLVSERAATLLGVDAARLVGLAVTRVMTELGVKIFTPEGEPISLPDWKEIPLPLRREVLLALPDGTVRQMELRVTGVGGEAGGARGSLLLTLRDLTALRRAQAKIRHDARHDALTGLLNRTGVREALTRAADGGAAVCLDLDGFSELNAALGRTACDRLLIQVAARLNDLSSEARGLSARLADDSFVVFLPGLNAAAALARAEAILENPLRVGQRDVQLTAALGASERTGGGEDILANSEVAMQHAKRQGRAQRSIFQPALREEVARAFELEEALRGALDRDQFTLLYQPAVSLHSGRSTGAEALLRWNHPTLGLLSPARFLDLASRSELITNISEWVVKEAVQGRQTVRSALPDRYGNWTVGVNLSLEELRRSAGLRRLLPLLSAEGAPDIEVSAGSLIDHSQETLGLLEQLRSLGARLSVDDFGDGASSLAALTRFPLSKVKLHPTLTARLPGDEKSLTLVQGTIDLAHNLGLKVVAVGVETADQLEMLRDLGCDAAQGYAITPPLSGEALIDWLRDH